The following are encoded together in the Acidobacteriota bacterium genome:
- a CDS encoding TetR/AcrR family transcriptional regulator, which produces MKKQSDGEPVSPGGLTRAPRQTRSERSLQRILDATERILETKDFAEVTVNEIVREARSSVGVFYSRFPDKMALLHVLDERFVAAVEADVEEFVRQHREAPLAEAVTELVRFVWRTYTRRKGMQRSLILRVRLSPNDRFQAAGRRLVRCIDTVCDLLRERRAEIRHPDPACALRLGMTLVVAAVKEMVVFAQTTLLDLPEYASEEALVRALAEVWLSYLENGAASPLPARVKQG; this is translated from the coding sequence ATGAAGAAACAATCGGATGGAGAACCGGTGTCCCCCGGCGGCCTGACCCGGGCGCCCCGCCAGACCCGCAGCGAGCGGTCCCTGCAGCGGATCCTCGACGCCACCGAGCGAATCCTGGAGACGAAGGATTTCGCCGAGGTCACGGTCAACGAGATCGTCCGGGAGGCCCGCTCGTCGGTGGGGGTCTTCTACTCCCGCTTCCCGGACAAGATGGCCCTCCTCCACGTCCTGGACGAGCGTTTCGTCGCCGCCGTGGAGGCGGACGTGGAAGAGTTCGTCCGGCAGCACCGGGAGGCGCCCCTGGCGGAGGCCGTGACGGAACTGGTCCGCTTCGTCTGGCGGACCTACACCCGCAGGAAGGGGATGCAGCGGTCCCTCATCCTGCGGGTGCGGCTGTCGCCCAACGACCGCTTCCAGGCCGCCGGCCGCCGCCTGGTCCGGTGCATCGATACGGTCTGCGACCTCCTCCGGGAACGGCGCGCCGAGATCCGGCACCCCGACCCGGCCTGCGCCCTCCGCCTGGGGATGACGCTGGTGGTGGCGGCCGTGAAGGAGATGGTGGTCTTCGCGCAGACGACGCTGCTCGACCTGCCGGAGTACGCCTCGGAGGAAGCCCTCGTTCGGGCCTTGGCGGAGGTGTGGCTGTCATACCTCGAAAACGGGGCGGCCTCGCCCCTTCCGGCCCGGGTGAAACAGGGATGA